In Geotalea uraniireducens, one genomic interval encodes:
- a CDS encoding M42 family metallopeptidase, whose product MRQESLEFMQRLLEAPSPSGYEQPAQRVFRDYIAPYAEVTTDVMGNVFGRIPGRGDNPPRVMIVGHSDEIGFQIKYIDDNGYLYFAAIGGVDPHLTPGKRVLVHAAGGSVPGVIGKKPIHLMEDEDRKKIVRLDAQYIDIGAGDRQEAQALVRVGDPVTFADGVQQLLGDRLAARGFDDKAGSFVVAEVLRTVAESGVTLPVDLYGVSSVQEEIGLRGGTTSAYRVNPDVGICVEVDFSTDQPDVEKKHNGEVKLGKGPILPRGANINQPLFDILAGTAEREGVPVQFTGIPRATGTDANVMQVSRGGVATALVKIPLRYMHTPVEVLSLADLENAVRLIVAALPGMGERDTFIPR is encoded by the coding sequence ATGCGTCAGGAATCTCTCGAGTTCATGCAACGGTTGCTGGAAGCGCCGAGCCCCTCCGGATACGAACAGCCGGCCCAGCGGGTCTTTCGCGACTATATCGCTCCGTACGCCGAGGTGACCACCGACGTGATGGGGAACGTTTTCGGCCGGATTCCCGGCAGGGGCGACAACCCGCCGCGGGTGATGATCGTCGGCCACTCCGACGAGATCGGTTTCCAGATCAAGTACATCGACGATAACGGCTACCTCTATTTCGCCGCGATCGGCGGCGTCGATCCCCATCTGACCCCCGGCAAGCGGGTGCTGGTCCATGCCGCCGGTGGTAGTGTTCCCGGCGTGATCGGCAAAAAACCGATCCATTTGATGGAAGACGAAGACCGGAAAAAAATCGTCCGGCTCGATGCCCAATATATCGACATCGGCGCCGGTGACCGGCAGGAAGCCCAGGCGCTGGTCCGGGTCGGCGATCCGGTCACCTTCGCCGACGGCGTCCAGCAACTGCTTGGTGACCGCCTGGCGGCGCGGGGATTCGACGACAAGGCGGGGAGCTTCGTCGTTGCCGAGGTGTTGCGGACCGTGGCCGAATCGGGGGTTACACTTCCCGTCGATCTCTACGGGGTGTCGTCGGTGCAGGAGGAGATTGGTTTGCGCGGCGGGACCACCAGTGCCTACCGTGTCAACCCGGACGTCGGTATCTGCGTCGAGGTCGATTTCAGCACCGACCAGCCCGACGTGGAAAAGAAACACAATGGCGAGGTGAAACTCGGCAAGGGTCCGATCCTGCCGCGGGGGGCGAATATCAATCAGCCGCTGTTCGATATCCTGGCTGGGACCGCCGAGCGGGAAGGGGTGCCGGTCCAGTTCACCGGCATTCCCCGGGCGACCGGCACCGACGCCAACGTGATGCAGGTGTCGCGCGGGGGCGTCGCCACCGCGCTGGTGAAAATCCCTCTCCGCTACATGCATACGCCGGTGGAGGTACTCTCCCTGGCCGACCTGGAGAATGCGGTGCGGCTGATCGTCGCCGCCTTGCCGGGGATGGGTGAACGGGATACTTTCATCCCCCGCTGA
- the miaB gene encoding tRNA (N6-isopentenyl adenosine(37)-C2)-methylthiotransferase MiaB, translating into MDGQKLLYIETFGCQMNVSDSEKIATLLQECDYHPTSDVSRANLIILNTCSVRAKAEQKVYHYLDRFKRAKREKQQLLLAVGGCVAQQEGERLLERVPWLDLVFGTHNLHLLPEMVRAAERGERRAEVRFIDNDIRLDLFPRGDEGRGISRFVTVMQGCDNFCSYCIVPYVRGREISRRSTEVIAEIRSAVATGTKEVTLLGQNVNSYGLKSQDEVSYPQLLREISAIDGLERIRFTTSHPKDISPELIACFAELPKVCGHIHLPAQAGSDRVLARMNRGYTRAQYLEKVAALKAARSDILITGDMIVGFPGETEDDFCETLSLMEEVRYADLFSFAYSVRPGTSAAALADDISRIEKQERLSRLQALQRTLTLECNRRFVGTVLRVLVEGPSKRGDQLFGRTDGNRGVNFTADRSIIGSMVDVRIVRAFQNSLLGELS; encoded by the coding sequence GTGGACGGACAAAAACTTCTCTATATTGAAACGTTTGGCTGTCAGATGAATGTCAGCGATTCGGAAAAGATCGCCACACTCCTCCAGGAGTGCGATTACCACCCCACCAGCGATGTCTCGCGGGCAAACCTGATTATCCTCAACACATGCAGCGTTCGGGCAAAGGCCGAGCAAAAAGTTTACCACTACCTCGACCGCTTCAAGCGGGCAAAACGGGAAAAGCAACAACTGCTGCTCGCCGTCGGGGGATGCGTGGCACAACAGGAGGGCGAGCGCCTCCTTGAGCGGGTGCCATGGCTCGATCTCGTTTTCGGTACCCACAATCTCCACCTTCTGCCGGAGATGGTCCGGGCCGCCGAGCGGGGTGAACGGCGGGCCGAGGTCCGGTTCATCGACAATGATATCCGCCTCGACCTCTTTCCCCGGGGAGACGAAGGGCGGGGGATCAGCCGCTTCGTTACGGTGATGCAGGGGTGTGACAATTTTTGCTCATACTGTATTGTTCCCTATGTCCGCGGGCGTGAGATCAGCCGCCGCTCGACGGAGGTGATCGCCGAGATTCGGAGTGCCGTGGCGACCGGGACGAAAGAAGTGACGCTCCTGGGGCAGAATGTCAATTCTTACGGGCTGAAGAGCCAGGATGAAGTGTCGTATCCGCAACTGCTGCGTGAAATCTCGGCCATCGACGGTCTGGAGCGAATTCGCTTTACCACCTCTCACCCCAAGGATATCTCCCCGGAATTGATTGCCTGTTTCGCCGAACTGCCCAAGGTCTGCGGCCATATCCATCTTCCCGCCCAGGCCGGGAGCGACCGGGTGCTTGCCCGGATGAACCGCGGTTACACCAGGGCCCAGTATCTGGAGAAGGTGGCGGCGCTCAAAGCCGCACGGTCCGATATCCTGATTACCGGCGACATGATCGTCGGCTTTCCGGGGGAGACGGAGGATGATTTCTGCGAAACCCTCTCCCTGATGGAAGAGGTCCGTTATGCCGACCTCTTTTCGTTCGCCTATTCGGTGCGTCCTGGCACCTCGGCGGCCGCGCTGGCCGATGATATCTCCCGGATCGAGAAACAGGAGCGGTTAAGCCGCCTTCAGGCGCTGCAGCGGACGCTGACCCTCGAATGCAACCGGCGTTTTGTCGGGACGGTGCTGCGGGTGCTCGTCGAAGGACCGAGCAAGCGCGGCGATCAGCTGTTCGGGCGAACCGACGGCAACCGAGGGGTGAATTTCACCGCCGATCGTTCGATTATCGGTTCGATGGTCGATGTGCGGATTGTCCGCGCCTTTCAGAATTCCCTACTGGGCGAGCTGAGCTGA
- a CDS encoding bifunctional nuclease family protein: MHLKLNVYGFALDSIAQMPVVLLKDEEDSITLPIWISSNDALYIVAELIRHDAAAKSDRKDLQTALLNHFEAEIAEIVINDMKDGLFSSSVVLLVGAEQVKLDVRISEALVLALKQSLPVMVSRELMERISLVDEAAEERFTDVDERRFVDFLENLDPADLGKYPM, encoded by the coding sequence ATGCATCTCAAGCTCAACGTCTACGGTTTTGCCCTCGATTCCATCGCCCAGATGCCGGTGGTGCTGCTGAAGGATGAAGAAGACAGCATTACCCTGCCGATCTGGATCAGCAGTAACGACGCTCTCTATATTGTTGCCGAGCTGATCCGGCACGACGCGGCGGCGAAGAGTGACCGGAAGGATCTGCAAACCGCGTTGCTGAACCATTTCGAGGCCGAGATCGCCGAAATTGTCATCAACGATATGAAAGACGGGCTGTTCAGCTCGTCGGTCGTCCTGCTGGTCGGCGCCGAACAGGTGAAGCTTGACGTGCGCATCTCCGAGGCGCTGGTGCTGGCACTGAAGCAGTCGCTGCCGGTGATGGTTTCCCGCGAGCTGATGGAGCGAATCTCTCTCGTCGATGAGGCTGCGGAAGAGCGCTTTACCGACGTCGACGAGCGGCGTTTCGTCGATTTTCTGGAAAACCTCGATCCCGCCGATCTCGGCAAGTATCCGATGTGA
- a CDS encoding DUF3373 domain-containing protein, giving the protein MKRTTSKVLAGALLLGLCQPVVALAADQDLQQKMDALEKELNLLKDQLKDTAHKVDRVESKSLGRWLTISGDYMFRYDYLRAESPSYYPFMPGFTPATSTSPAGAATYLGLGPYAQPFGPTGPFVGSAAPASTVSNTAVYTHRFGLNLNAKPVENVTFAARLLMYKAWGNQSDSVLQAGNTAYSFDRAGLFDGTIGHLPGSSFLDVDRIYVDWENIADEPIWFSIGRRPSTDGIPTHLKNNTKRPGVGGIPALLVNYAFDGLTLGWAPDFDMLPGAYGKFCYGRGFSTGLSDTRSVGNSLKDTDMIGVQMSPYNTDALQVLLQYNRAFNVFDAPEMVTGPFSQMLTGPKANLGDIDWYGVNLLGEVKNVGPGTFNWFVQGAVDVTHPNSNTLKLYNPYDPSGQSYIETNQGLLWSGSPNSTTGWSVFAGMRYDFLPTLTKLGFEFNHGSKNWITFSPAEDDMWTTKVGTRGNVYEAYLIQELPLKPISSYFSKVFFRIGYQYYDFDYTGSNSWLGAPVDMAELNSPMSAQMTAPLRNAEDVYATFELHF; this is encoded by the coding sequence ATGAAGCGCACAACCTCAAAGGTTCTGGCCGGTGCCCTGTTGCTCGGGCTCTGCCAGCCGGTCGTAGCTCTGGCGGCTGACCAGGACCTGCAACAGAAGATGGACGCACTGGAGAAAGAGCTGAACCTCCTGAAGGACCAGCTGAAAGACACGGCCCACAAGGTCGACCGGGTCGAGAGCAAGTCGCTCGGCCGCTGGCTGACCATCAGCGGTGACTACATGTTCCGCTACGATTATCTCCGGGCCGAGTCGCCCAGCTACTATCCCTTCATGCCGGGCTTCACCCCTGCCACCAGCACCTCGCCGGCAGGCGCAGCGACGTACCTCGGCCTCGGCCCCTACGCCCAACCCTTCGGCCCGACCGGTCCGTTCGTCGGCAGCGCTGCTCCGGCGTCGACCGTCAGCAACACCGCCGTCTACACCCATCGCTTCGGCTTGAACCTCAATGCCAAGCCGGTCGAAAACGTCACCTTCGCTGCCCGGCTGCTGATGTACAAGGCATGGGGCAACCAGAGCGACAGCGTGCTCCAGGCTGGCAATACCGCGTACTCCTTCGACCGGGCCGGTCTCTTTGACGGCACCATCGGCCACCTCCCCGGCTCCAGCTTCCTCGATGTCGACCGGATCTATGTGGACTGGGAAAACATCGCCGACGAGCCGATCTGGTTCTCCATCGGCCGCCGTCCCTCCACTGACGGGATTCCGACCCACCTCAAGAACAATACCAAGCGCCCCGGCGTTGGTGGGATTCCGGCTCTGCTCGTCAACTATGCCTTTGACGGCCTGACCCTCGGCTGGGCCCCGGACTTCGACATGCTCCCCGGCGCTTATGGCAAGTTCTGCTACGGCCGCGGCTTCAGCACCGGCCTCTCCGACACCCGGAGCGTCGGCAACTCGCTGAAAGACACCGACATGATCGGCGTCCAGATGTCGCCGTACAACACCGACGCCCTGCAGGTCCTCCTCCAGTACAACCGGGCCTTCAACGTCTTCGATGCTCCCGAGATGGTTACCGGGCCGTTCTCGCAGATGCTGACCGGGCCGAAAGCCAACCTGGGCGACATCGACTGGTACGGTGTCAACCTGCTGGGTGAAGTGAAGAACGTCGGCCCCGGTACCTTCAACTGGTTCGTCCAGGGTGCCGTCGACGTTACCCATCCGAACAGCAACACGCTGAAGCTTTACAACCCCTACGATCCGTCCGGCCAGTCTTACATCGAAACCAACCAGGGCCTCCTCTGGTCGGGTTCCCCGAACAGCACCACCGGCTGGTCGGTCTTTGCCGGGATGCGTTACGACTTCCTCCCGACCCTCACCAAGCTCGGCTTCGAGTTCAACCACGGCTCCAAGAACTGGATCACCTTCTCGCCGGCCGAGGATGACATGTGGACGACCAAAGTGGGTACCCGCGGCAACGTCTACGAAGCTTACCTGATCCAGGAACTGCCGCTGAAGCCGATCTCTTCGTACTTCAGCAAAGTGTTCTTCAGGATCGGCTACCAGTACTATGATTTCGATTACACCGGCAGCAACTCCTGGCTCGGCGCTCCGGTCGACATGGCGGAGCTGAACTCTCCGATGAGCGCTCAGATGACGGCGCCGCTGCGTAACGCCGAAGACGTCTACGCCACCTTCGAACTACATTTTTAG